In Thunnus thynnus chromosome 20, fThuThy2.1, whole genome shotgun sequence, a single window of DNA contains:
- the irf3 gene encoding interferon regulatory factor 3 isoform X2 — protein MSHSKPLLIPWLRAQIDSGSYHGVHWTNQERTEFCIPWKHGLRQDSSDSDILIFKAWAEASGNGPAQGDPSVWKRNFRSALRAKGFKMLADKKNDSANPHKVYSWPEESASGANSSAGSQDQDEAEFVLPVQESQVVPNLTKLEDCLFLPEEAIYLESTVNQDILQECLEGLNIGPETEDTAGFNAPPGQQQLENQVLIGAHVLPGQQQCPVTFEVAVSEAGLPEQPAHPMVGAVGEACGGQFVEQFIDTMNKTNDRDHFKTQFRVSVFYRGVKVSEQVVENEAGVRLVYRPELTGPIFDHESGLSVLSLPSPGAMLDQTQAKLTQRILDKLGDGLDVGVSGHVVYGQRRGEIKAFWSFSKFDQSGQPQEISKLQPQPLYLFKDFLRGIMEFIEGKESYPCSLFFCLGEKWPDPDNRPWEKKLITVEVVLTSLELLKNMAVVGGASSLQSVELQMSLEEMMEMC, from the exons ATGTCTCATTCTAAACCACTGCTCATCCCGTGGCTGCGGGCCCAGATTGACAGCGGCAGCTATCACGGTGTCCACTGGACGAACCAGGAGCGAACAGAGTTCTGCATCCCCTGGAAACACGGTTTGAGACAGGACTCCTCCGACAGTGACATCCTCATCTTTAAG GCCTGGGCAGAGGCCAGTGGCAATGGCCCGGCTCAGGGAGACCCCTCGGTCTGGAAGAGGAACTTCCGCAGCGCCCTTCGAGCCAAAGGCTTCAAAATGCTCGCTGACAAGAAGAACGACTCCGCAAACCCACACAAAGTGTACTCCTGGCCAGAGGAGTCAGCATCAGGAG CAAACTCTTCTGCTGGATCCCAAGACCAAGATGAGGCTGAATTTGTCCTTCCTGTACAAGAA AGCCAGGTTGTTCCAAACTTGACGAAACTTGAAGACTGTCTCTTTCTTCCAGAAGAAGCCATATATTTAG AATCCACTGTCAACCAGGATATTCTCCAGGAGTGTCTAGAGGGACTGAACATTGGGCCTGAAACAG AGGACACGGCAGGCTTCAACGCTCCTCCTGGGCAACAGCAGCTGGAAAATCAGGTTTTGATTGGTGCACACGTGTTGCCTGGGCAACAGCAGTGTCCAGTAACGTTTGAGGTTGCAGTCAGTGAAGCTGGGTTGCCTGAGCAACCAGCACATCCAATGGTGGGAGCTGTGGGAGAGGCCTGTGGTGGGCAGTTCGTGGAGCAGTTCATAGATACCATGAACAAGACCAATGACAGAGACCATTTCA AGACTCAGTTCAGGGTATCTGTGTTCTACAGAGGTGTGAAGGTGTCTGAgcaggtggttgagaatgaagCTGGAGTCCGCTTAGTTTACAG GCCTGAACTCACCGGGCCAATTTTTGACCACGAGTCAGGCCTGTCCGTGCTCTCGCTGCCAAGTCCTGGAGCCATGCTGGATCAAACCCAAGCCAAACTGACCCAACGCATCCTGGACAAGCTGGGCGATGGTTTGGATGTGGGGGTGTCTGGTCATGTGGTCTACGGCCAGCGACGGGGTGAGATCAAAGCTTTTTGGAGCTTCTCTAAGTTTGACCAGAGCGGGCAGCCCCAAGAGATTTCTAAACTGCAGCCTCAACCGCTCTACCTGTTCAAGGACTTTTTGCGAG GAATAATGGAGTTTATTGAGGGGAAAGAGAGCTATCCCTGCTCCTTGTTCTTCTGCCTCGGGGAGAAGTGGCCTGACCCTGACAACAGGCCTTGGGAGAAGAAACTCATCACAGTGGAG GTGGTCCTGACTTCACTGGAGTTACTGAAGAATATGGCTGTTGTAGGCGGCGCCTCCTCCTTGCAGTCTGTAGAGCTGCAGATGTCCCTCGAAGAGATGATGGAGATGTGCTGA
- the irf3 gene encoding interferon regulatory factor 3 isoform X1: protein MSHSKPLLIPWLRAQIDSGSYHGVHWTNQERTEFCIPWKHGLRQDSSDSDILIFKAWAEASGNGPAQGDPSVWKRNFRSALRAKGFKMLADKKNDSANPHKVYSWPEESASGANSSAGSQDQDEAEFVLPVQEVSDCSQVVPNLTKLEDCLFLPEEAIYLESTVNQDILQECLEGLNIGPETEDTAGFNAPPGQQQLENQVLIGAHVLPGQQQCPVTFEVAVSEAGLPEQPAHPMVGAVGEACGGQFVEQFIDTMNKTNDRDHFKTQFRVSVFYRGVKVSEQVVENEAGVRLVYRPELTGPIFDHESGLSVLSLPSPGAMLDQTQAKLTQRILDKLGDGLDVGVSGHVVYGQRRGEIKAFWSFSKFDQSGQPQEISKLQPQPLYLFKDFLRGIMEFIEGKESYPCSLFFCLGEKWPDPDNRPWEKKLITVEVVLTSLELLKNMAVVGGASSLQSVELQMSLEEMMEMC from the exons ATGTCTCATTCTAAACCACTGCTCATCCCGTGGCTGCGGGCCCAGATTGACAGCGGCAGCTATCACGGTGTCCACTGGACGAACCAGGAGCGAACAGAGTTCTGCATCCCCTGGAAACACGGTTTGAGACAGGACTCCTCCGACAGTGACATCCTCATCTTTAAG GCCTGGGCAGAGGCCAGTGGCAATGGCCCGGCTCAGGGAGACCCCTCGGTCTGGAAGAGGAACTTCCGCAGCGCCCTTCGAGCCAAAGGCTTCAAAATGCTCGCTGACAAGAAGAACGACTCCGCAAACCCACACAAAGTGTACTCCTGGCCAGAGGAGTCAGCATCAGGAG CAAACTCTTCTGCTGGATCCCAAGACCAAGATGAGGCTGAATTTGTCCTTCCTGTACAAGAAGTAAGCGACTGT AGCCAGGTTGTTCCAAACTTGACGAAACTTGAAGACTGTCTCTTTCTTCCAGAAGAAGCCATATATTTAG AATCCACTGTCAACCAGGATATTCTCCAGGAGTGTCTAGAGGGACTGAACATTGGGCCTGAAACAG AGGACACGGCAGGCTTCAACGCTCCTCCTGGGCAACAGCAGCTGGAAAATCAGGTTTTGATTGGTGCACACGTGTTGCCTGGGCAACAGCAGTGTCCAGTAACGTTTGAGGTTGCAGTCAGTGAAGCTGGGTTGCCTGAGCAACCAGCACATCCAATGGTGGGAGCTGTGGGAGAGGCCTGTGGTGGGCAGTTCGTGGAGCAGTTCATAGATACCATGAACAAGACCAATGACAGAGACCATTTCA AGACTCAGTTCAGGGTATCTGTGTTCTACAGAGGTGTGAAGGTGTCTGAgcaggtggttgagaatgaagCTGGAGTCCGCTTAGTTTACAG GCCTGAACTCACCGGGCCAATTTTTGACCACGAGTCAGGCCTGTCCGTGCTCTCGCTGCCAAGTCCTGGAGCCATGCTGGATCAAACCCAAGCCAAACTGACCCAACGCATCCTGGACAAGCTGGGCGATGGTTTGGATGTGGGGGTGTCTGGTCATGTGGTCTACGGCCAGCGACGGGGTGAGATCAAAGCTTTTTGGAGCTTCTCTAAGTTTGACCAGAGCGGGCAGCCCCAAGAGATTTCTAAACTGCAGCCTCAACCGCTCTACCTGTTCAAGGACTTTTTGCGAG GAATAATGGAGTTTATTGAGGGGAAAGAGAGCTATCCCTGCTCCTTGTTCTTCTGCCTCGGGGAGAAGTGGCCTGACCCTGACAACAGGCCTTGGGAGAAGAAACTCATCACAGTGGAG GTGGTCCTGACTTCACTGGAGTTACTGAAGAATATGGCTGTTGTAGGCGGCGCCTCCTCCTTGCAGTCTGTAGAGCTGCAGATGTCCCTCGAAGAGATGATGGAGATGTGCTGA